The genome window GTTGTTTATGGTCACGTCCTGTATCTCTCCAACCTTTATTGCGTGTGCTGACAACGACATTCGTCTCGTGTCCAGTCTCTATGGAACGCAAGACAGGAATGGAGTCAACAATACCGCCATCCAACATCGGCTTACCATCAATCATGATAATCTTGGTGACATAAGGGAGACTTGACGAAGCGCGTGCCAACTCATTGAGCCTGTTCGTATCACCCGATGCCTCCGAAAGGTATTCTGCAAAGCCTGTCTGGCAGTTTGTCACCACCATTTCAAAGATGTCGCCACGCTTGCAATTACGGAAATACTCATCATAGTCGTACGGGACAAGCTCGTAGGGAAAACGATGATAAAGCAGTTCGGGGTCGAAGATGCAGCCCTGCGTAACGAGATGCCGCAGACCGATATAGTCGTACTTGGTAAGCATGTCAATGTTGGAAATACGTGCACGCCGAGGCTGGCGGCTGGCGTATGACAGCCCGTTACACGCACCTGCCGACACAGCCACCGTGTAATGGAAATAAA of Prevotella fusca JCM 17724 contains these proteins:
- a CDS encoding patatin-like phospholipase family protein → MQIDRNTGLVLEGGGMRGVFTSGVLDAFMKHELYFHYTVAVSAGACNGLSYASRQPRRARISNIDMLTKYDYIGLRHLVTQGCIFDPELLYHRFPYELVPYDYDEYFRNCKRGDIFEMVVTNCQTGFAEYLSEASGDTNRLNELARASSSLPYVTKIIMIDGKPMLDGGIVDSIPVLRSIETGHETNVVVSTRNKGWRDTGRDHKQPKFIYRNYPRLRVALSRRIEAYNRQLDLVDELEEQGKILVIRPEKPVVVGRMEKDVDKLEALYEEGFMLGEKFVRENLPPFLQKKGAPDGMLSGED